AAAACAAAGGAAAAAGAAGAAATAAGGAAATTTATTATTGTTAAGTAAAAATATAGTTCTTTTTAAAAGGGTTCAAATCCCTTTTTAAACCTTAATAAAATGTTAAAGATAGTTTTAGTTTTTTTTATTTCTCAAATACCATACCCTGTTTTACCTAAGGGTAAAACTGAAACTTCTGAATGGATTCCTTATAGTTTTAAAGGTTCTGAATTTTTTAAATACGAAGTAAGGGGAGTAGAAGGTAAAAAAACAAAAACAGGATATGAAATTATACAAATTTCAAAATCTGAAGAAAAATATAAAATTAAAATTGAAGGTAAATATGGAGAGAGTGAGGGCTCATTTACCACTACTGTTGAAAATAAAGATGACATAGCTGGAGCAATAATAGCTCAATCTATTTTTAACCCTTATCTTGCACCTCTTGCTGTTACTCTATTTTCCCCTGCTTGGGTTGTTTACTTTGGGGTAATCGGAATCAGTACTGAAGAAGGTTCTTACTGGAAACAAAAGGATGATTCTGGTAATTTAACTGAAGTAGAGGTGAAAGGTTCTGAAACTTATGCTGGTAAAAAGGGGAAGAAGATGATTGTCAAAGAAAATGGAAAAGAAGTATGGGTTATAGTGTGGGCAAAGGATGTTGCTTTGCCCCTTTATATAAAGATGGGTAAAGAAGATGAAGGTTTTTATGAATTAAAGCTTGTTGAATATAAGGAGTAAAAAAGAACTTTTTAAAAAAAATCTAAAATTTCTTAGATGCTGTAAGGTAAAATTTTAATATAAAGTTATCACTCTTTTTTCTTCCTTGATTAAAATTTTATTTTTCTTTTTTATTTCTTCTTTAAATTCTTTTATTGCCTTTATTGTTTCTTCATAACTTCCTCTTGCATTCCAAAAATAAAATTCTCTGACACCTGAAAGATAGGCTCCTTCTAATTGAGCTTTTATATAATCTTTTCCGAAAGAAGGAGATCTTAAATCAAATGCCTGGACATAAACAGAAATTTTTGTATTTATTATACCCTTTGCCCTTATTGGTGCAAGAGCATATATTAGAAATTCCCTACCATAAAAATTTTCATTATTTCTCTCAATGTATAAAAAATTTTTACCGAAATGGGAAGGATATAACATAAAAGCAAATTTATCAAGATGTTTACCCATTAACTCTAAATCCTGACCCTCCCTTTCTACCTTTCCCCAAAAGCAAACGAATCCATAGGTGCATGCTGTTAATGTAACATCCTTTAAACTATCTTTAACTTCTTTTAAAAAATCTTCTATTATCTTCTCCTTACTTATTTTTCCCATACCTTCATAGAAAATTAAATCTAAATTACCATCAGAAGGAAATCTAACATAATCAAGGTGTATTTCTTTAAATCCGTATTCTTTTAATTCTTTTAAAATGCTTATTAGATAATTTCTTACTTCCCTTTTATAAGGATTTAACCAATATGCACCATGTTTATCTTGCCAAGGTTTTCCTGTATTTTTATCCAGTATAAACCAATCAGGCTTTTCTTTTGCTAAATTATATTCAACAAAACATACAAATCTTGCAATTGGTTTTAAATTATTTTCTCTTATTTTTCTAAGATATTCTTTTAAGTTTTTTAAAAGTGGTCTAACAATCCGAAGATCTTTAACAATTTTATTTTTAGTATCATAAAAAATATATCCAGATTCTTTAACATCTAAAACTATCCCATTTATTATGTTCTCTTTTGCATATTCAAATATTTTTTCAAGAATTTGATTCTTTGAAGCTAAATAGGCATTTAAATAGAGAGCAAAAAAAAGAGAATCAGCCAATTATTTTATTTTTAATACTTTTTTATTTTCTCTCCCTTTTATAAAAATTATTCTTGCTTTTTCATTTCTTCTTCCTGAAATATCATAGAAAATTTTATCTTTTACTTCATAACTTATAGTATAATCTGTTTTTGTTTTTTCATTTATTTCAAGTCCTATACCGTTATCGTAAAAGATAAATCCAAGTGAATCAGTTGAACCTGTTTGTAGATAAATTCTCAAAGTAAGTTTAATCCAGTATGCATTGAGTGGGGCTACCTCTTCAGCTATTAACTCCTGCCAGAAAGGAGAATCTGTTGAATATGATGAAAAAAAGTAATCATTTAGTGAACTTGAATCCTGAGCGCACCAGGTACAGTAAATTCTTCCTCTCACATCAGGGTCATTGTCAAATACAAAAAATTTTATCCTGTAATTTAATCCCTGATAATCGACCGGAACAAATTGTTCTAATGCATCAGTAAAACTTGTTGTTTTACTTTTTCTTTCAACTTTTATAGAATAAATTCCCTCATTAACGATATTTCTCTCCTTATAAACAGGTAAAGCAACAGGGTGATTTACATTCCAATCCTGAGGTGTTGTTGTATCTACCCATTTTTCAAAACTTGGGTTTTTTATATTTATCCATATTTGTGTTATTAAAATATAAATCCACATAATTTAACCTCCTATTTAAAAAATCTGTACTTAAATATATAAAAAATAGCCTTTATTCCATCTCTCCAGTTTATTTTTTTACCTTCTTCATAAGTTCTACCAAAATATTTTATTCCTACTTCATAAATTCTCCATTTTTTTGGTTTTGATATTTTTACTGTAAATTCTACTTCAAACCCAAAGTCATTGCTTTTTAAATTAATTTCCTCAAGAACTTCACGTCTAAACATTTTTGTGCAAACTTCAATGTCTGAAAAGTTCATATCACATAGTAAGTTAATTAAAAAACAGATTATTTTATTTCCAAGATAATGATGAAAATACAAAACCCTGTGAGGTTCCCCATAAAATCTTGAACCATATACAATATCTGCTTTATCTTCTAATATTAGAGGTAACATTTTATTCCACTCTTCAGGATCATATTCATAATCTGCATCATGAATAACAATTATATCACCTTTTGCTTCTTTAAATCCCCTTCTTAAAGCAGCTCCTTTTCCCATATTTTTTTCTTGAAAAAAAATTTTTATTTCTGGGTCATTTATTTTATTAAGTATTTCCCTTGTTCCATCTGTTGATCCATCATCAACAACAATAATTTCTTTTTCTAAATTCCCATAGAGTTTTACCTCTTTAATTTTTTTAAGTACCCCCTCAATATAATTTTTTTCATTGTAACAGGGAACCACAATTGAAAGTTTTTTAAATTTCTTCATTTAAATGTTCTTTAAAATATTCAATAGTTTTAAGTAATCCCTCTTCAAAACTCACTTTTGGTTCCCATTCTAAAAGTTTTTTTGCCTTTTCAATATCTGGACATCTTTTTTTAGGGTCATCTTTTGGTAAAGGTAAAAATTTTTTATTTAAATTTTTATTCAATAATTTCTCAACTATCTCAGCAAGTTCAATAATTTTAATTTCATGAGGATTACCAAGATTTATAACCTCTCCTTTTAAATTTGCTTTAATCCCTACTTTTATTAAACCTTCAACCATATCATCTATGTAACAAAAGCTTCTTGTTTGACTTCCGTCACCGTAAATAGTAAGGGGCTCATTTCTAAGTGCTTGCACGATAAAATTGGGAATTACCCTTCCATCTTCCATTTTCATTCTTGGGCCGAAGGTATTAAATATTCTTACTATTCTTATATCCACATTAAATTTCCTGAAATAAACCATACATAAAGCTTCTCCAAATCTCTTTGATTCGTCATACATACTTCTTTCACCAATAGGGTTTACATTCCCATAATAATCTTCTTTTTGAGGATGAACTAAAGGATCTCCATAAACTTCAGATGTGGAAGCAAAGACAAAGACTGAATTATCTATTTTTGCTTTGTCAAGGAGATTCTTTGTTCCTATTGAATTTACAAGCATTGTTTCAAGCTGAAATTCATGGTAGTGTTTCGGTGAAGCAGGGGAAGCTATGTGATAGATTATGTCAAATTTTTTTTTAATATTTAACTTATTACATACATCTAACTCTAAAAATTTGAAATTTTTGTATTTTTTTAAAATTTCTACATTTTTTTTACTACCTGTAATAAAATTATCAATTCCTGTTACTTCATCACCCTTAATTAAAAATTTTTCGCATAGATGAGATCCTATAAAACCTGCACACCCTGTGATTAATATCCGCATCCCTTTCTCCCTACCGGAATATAGATATAGTCAAGTTTACATATTTCTTCCATATCCAAACAGTTTCTTCCATCAACAATAATTGGTGTTTCCATCAATTTTTTAATTTTTTTATAATCTAAATTTTTAAAGATTTCCCATTCTGTGAGTATTAAAATCGCGTTTGCACTTTTTGCAGAATCGTAAGGATCTTTTGAGTAATAAATTCTTTCATTATTTTTGAATTCCCTTTTAAAATTTTCCATTGCATAAGGATCATAAACTCTTAAGTAGGCTCCTTCCTCTAAGAGTTTTTTTACTATCTTTATACTTGGAGCCTCTCTTATATCATCTGTCCCGGGTTTGAAAGCAAGACCATAAATTGCAAAAGTTTTATCTTTGATTATCCATAAAACTTTTTTAATTTTTTCAATAAATTTTTCTATCCTTTTTTCATTTATTCTATCAACACACTTTAAAAGTTCAAAATCTAAGCCCAGTTCTTCACCTATTTTATAAAAGGCCTTTACATCCTTTGGGAAACATGAACCACCATAACCTATTCCAGCATTTAAAAATTCCCTTCCTATTCTCTTATCCAGTCCCATAGCTTCAGATACTTTCAAAATATCAGCACCAGTTTTTTCACACAAATCTGCTATCATGTTTATAAAGGATATCTTAGTCGCAAGGAAAGCATTTGAAGCATGCTTAATAATCTCGGCTGTTTCAATATCTGTAAAGATAACTGGAGCATTAAAATCTTCATATATTTTTTCAAAAATTTTTTTAGCTCTTTCGGATTCAACTCCTACAACAATTCTATCGGGCTCTAAAAAGTCCTTGATTGCTGATCCTTCTCTTAAAAATTCAGGATTTGAAGCAACTTCATAGGAAACATTTTTCTTAACATAAAGGGACATAATTTTTTTAATCCATTCTGCAGTTTTTACTGGGACAGTACTCTTTTCAACAATAAGAGTAAACTTTTCTAAATTTTTTGCAATTTCTCTTGAGGCATCTTCTACTTGAGATAAATCTGCTTTTCCATCTGGAAGAGGAGGAGTTCCTACACATAAAAAAATAACCTCACAGTTTTCCAGAATAACATTTATTTTATCAGTGAATTCAAGTTTATTAAAATTTTTATTAAGCAACTCTTTTAAGCCTGGTTCAAAAAAGGGTATATTTTTATTCTTTAGGGTATTTATTTTATTACTATCCTTATCCATTCCAAATACTTTAAAGCCTTTTTCAGCAAAACAAACTGCTGTAACAAGACCAACATGTCCAAGACCTATGACACCCAGATTCATTTAATTTCTCCCTTCAAAATTTAATTTTAAAAATGAAGTTTAAGATAATATTATATTTTCTTGCAAAAAAATCATTATAATTCTTAAACTATAACCTTAAATGGAAAAATTTGATATTTATCTACATTCACCTGAATTTATTTATATATGCAATGAAAGTTTTGATATTTATTACAAAAAAGATATAGGAATAAAAGAAGAAAAAATTGTTTTTATAGGTGATTATAAAGAAGGGAAAAATAAAATTGGTGATTCAACAAGGTTTTATAATTTAAAAGGTAAAATAATTTTACCTGGATTTATTGACCCTCACACCCATCCAGTTTACTCAGATGATAGAATTCTCGAGTTTGAAGAAAGATTGTTGGGTAAGAAGTACCTTGAACTTTTAAAAGAAGAAAGAGGAATTTTATATACTGTTAAAAAAACAAGGGAAAAAAGTAAAGAGAGTTTAAAAAAAATAGTAAAGGAAAGATTAAGGAAATTTTTAGAACATGGAACTTTAACAATTGAAGCAAAAACAGGCTATGGATTATCTGTTGCGGAGGAAATCAAACACCTTGAAATTTTATATGAACTAAAAAAGGAACTTCCCTTAGATATAAAAATTACTGCACTTTTTGCTCATGCAGTACCTAAAGAAAAAAGTAAGGAAGAATATATTGAGGAGATTTTAAATTATGGTCTTAAAGAGGCTTCAAAATATGCAGATTTCTGTGATGTGTTTGTTGAAAAAGGGGTTTATACAAAAGAAGAAGGAAAAAGAATACTTCTTGAGGCAAAAAAATATGGAATGTTACCAAGAATTCATGCGGATGAACTCTCCAATTCAGGTGGAGGAGAACTGGCTCTGGAAGTAAATGCTATATCCTGTGATCATCTTGAATATACTCCTTTAAATATACTAAAAAAAATGAGGAATAAAAATATTTCCTGCATTCTTCTTCCAGCTACTTCCTTTTATATGAGATTACCTTTTGCAAAGGGAAGAAAAATGCTTGATCTTGGTCTTTCAGTTTCTCTTGCAACTGACCATAATCCAGGAACATCTTTTACTTTTTCTCAGATTTTTGTTGCTGGACTTTCAATATTTTTAATGGGTTTTAAAATTGAAGAAGCAATTAAGGCAATTACTATAAATTCAGCAAAATCTTTATTAATGGATGATAAAAAGGGTTCTCTTGAAATAGGTAAAGATGCTGACCTTGTTGTTTTTGATATAAAAAGACTATCCTATTTATTTTATGATTTTTATAATGTAAAAAAACCTGTGCTTGTAATAAAAAATGGAAAGGAGGTTATAAATGAAATTGATTGAGTGCGTTCCTAATTTTTCTGAAGGAAGGAATAAAAAAATAATAGATGAAATAGTTAATGTTATAAAAGAAATTGAAGGAATAAAAGTTCTTGATGTGGATATGGGATATGATACAAATAGAACAGTTGTTACTTTTATTGGAGAACCAGATAAAGTTAAAGAAGCAGCCTTTAGTGCTATAAAAAAAGCAGCAGAACTTATTGATATGAGAAAACATAAAGGTGCTCACCCCAGAATAGGTGCCACTGATGTCTGTCCATTTATTCCACTTAGGGATGTAACCTTTGAAGAATGTAATGAGATAGCAATTGAAGTTGCAAAAAGGGTTGGAGAAGAATTAAGGATTCCTGTATATTTATATGAAAAATCAGCTAAAATACCAGAAAGAAGGGATCTTTCCTATATAAGAGAAGGTGAATATGAGGGATTAGCTGAAAAGATTTATAAACCTGAATGGAAACCTGATTTTGGCCCCCAGGAATTTAATCCTAAAACAGGTGCCACTGTGATAGGTGTGAGGGAATTTCTTATTGCTTATAACATTAATTTAAATACAAGGGATAAAAGATACGCAGAGGATATAGCCTTTGAAATTAGAGAGAAGGGAAGAACAAAAAGAAAGGGTAACATTTATCCCTTTTACTTTAAAGGCGATATTGTTAGATATAAGGAAAATGAATATCCCTGCGGTGAATGTGAATTTATAGGAAAAACTTTAGAAGAAACTTATCATCATGTTAAGGATAATCACGGTTATGATCTCTATGAACTTTTAAAGATGAATGGAATTGATATAAAAAATATTATTGGTAAACCAGTAAAGAAAAAGGGGTTATTTAAAAAAGTTAAAGCAATAGGTTGGTACATAGATGAATACAAAAGAGCACAGATAAGTATAAATTTGACTGATTATAAAGTAACAAATATGCATCATGTTTTTGAAAAAGTAAAGGAGCTTGCCAAAGAAAGAGGGCTATCTGTTACTGGAAGCGAATTGGTTGGTTTAGTTCCTTTTAATGCTATTTATGAATCAGGTCTATTTTACCTTGAGAGACAGAAAGTTTCAAAAGGTCTTCCAGTGAGGGATATTCTTGAAACAGCAGTTCAATCATTAGGATTAAGAGATGTAACTGAATTTGAAATAGAAAAGAAAGTTCTTGGGTTACCTCTTATCTTTGAATCAAAGTTACCAAAGATGTCAATATGGGATTTTGCTGATGAACTTTCAAGGACTTCTCCTGTTCCAGGAGGAGGTTCATCCAGTGCTCTTTCGGGTGCTATTGCTTCATCCCTCTGCAGTATGGCTTTAAATATTACAATTTCTAAATTGAAAACTGAAGAAAATTTTGAATTGCTTTCAAATACCTCTTTAAAATTCCAGGAATTGAAGGATTATTTTCTTGTTGCAATGGATAAGGATAGTGAAAGTTTTCAGAAGTATATGGATAGTTTAAAAAGTGGAAAAAGTAAAAAGGAAGTTTTTAATGCTCTTCTTGAAACAATCAATGTTCCTTTTGAAGTTGCTGAGAAATCTTTATTTGCTTTGAAACTTATTGATGGTATTATAGAATTTATTGATGAAAATGTTATTTCAGATTTGGGTACAGGGCTTGAGATGTTTAATTCCTCTTTCAAAGGAGCCATGTTTAACGTATTAATTAACTTGAAAAATTTAGAAAATGAGTTTAAAATTAAATACAGGGCAGAAATGGAAAAAATGGTAGAGGAGTTTGAATCTTTATTTAAAAAACTTGAAAATATTATTTTAAAAAAATTAAAAGGAGGTAAAGAATGATTTTAAAGGAACGATTTCAAAACCTCGCTTTCAAATATTACAGTAACCGTGAATTTGATAAAGCTTTAAGGCTTCTGGATAGATTATTAGAAGAAGATAAGGATAATTTTAATCTTCTTCTTTTTAAAGGTGATATTCTATTTGAAAAAGAGGAAATAGAATCTGCTCAAAGTTATTATATTTCTGCTCTTGAAAAGGCTAATAAGGAAAAAAATCATTTCAAGAGATTGTTAAGTTTGATGAAATTGAAAAGAATTCAGGGTGAAACCAATGAATTAAATTCAAGAATATTCATATCTGCCTATTATCTCGGTATTTTAAAGTTATGTAAGGATTCACTTTACAAACTCTTAAGAGAAGAGGTAATTGATGATTCAAAAAAGTATCTTGAAAGAATAATAAAAGAGCTTTTTAACAATACCCCCACACAGAGTTTTCTTTTAGGAGTTCTTAATATTTATCTCAAAAATGATGAAGGTTTAAAATTATTAAAAAATGCTTTCGAAAACATTGATTCTGACGAGAGGTTAAGAAATTATAAAGAGTTAATAAAAAAATTCATTTATGTAGAAAATAAACCTTCTTTAAGTGAGCTTGAAGATATTCTTAAAATAGAAGGGTTATCTGAAAAAAAATTAGAACCTTCAGGTACAGTTGAGCTTGCTGACCTCCTTAAAAGTATAGGTTCTCTTGAGGAGGCAATTCTTGAATATTACAGTGCAATTTACGGTTATTTGAAATCTGAATCTAACATAGAAAAGGCAAGGGAAGTGCTGAATAAGATAAAAGAAATTTCTCCTCAGGAGGAAAGGCTTACAAAAGTTGAGGAATTTTTAGATAAGTTTGAGAGCACAAAGGTGGAAACAGGGAAACTTCCTGAAATCACACATGAAATTTTACTTAAAATATATGAGGAATTTTTACTCCCTGAAAATAGTGTTGAAAATTATATTACCTTTTTGAATCTAATGGCTGAGTGGAATATGCATGAGGATGTTATTAATGATTATAAAGAAATAGAAGATACTGTTTCAGTTGATCTCTTTGCTCCCTATTATCTTTATACCTTGTATTTAACAGGAGAATATGAAGAAGTAGTTTCAAAATCTGATAAATTTATAGAAGCTACAGAAAGTGAGGAAACGCTTAAATTTATAAAGTATTTTAAAGCATTATCTTTATACAATCTTAATAATAAACAAGAGGCACTTGAAATTTTGGGTTCTATTTATGAGCAGGACCCCGGTTTTTTAGATGTTAAGGAATATTTAGAAATAAAAAGACCAGAAGAAGCTCTGGTAAGTGAGTCTGTTTTAAGAGAAGAGAAAGAATTAACTGTTCATGAAAAAACTACTGAGATTCCTGAGATATTGACACCGGAAGTTGAAGAAAAAGAAGCTGTAATAGAAGAAATTAGAGAAGTTTACGAGGAAAAAGAAGTACCAGAAATGGAAAAGGTTAAATTATCAAAAAAGATGATTAAAGAACATTTTATTATTCTTTGAAGGAGGTAAAAAATGGAATTATTTGAATTTTTTGGTTTTAAAAAAGACCCTTTTACAATGATTCCTGATCCTGAACTTTTCTATCCTTCCAGAATACATAGAGAAGCACTTGAAAAAATTAAATACTGTATAACAAAAAACAGGGGAGGTTGTGTATTAACAGGTGAAGTGGGTACCGGGAAGAGTATGATTTTAAGAAAATTACTTCTTGATTTTTATCAACATGAAAACTATATTCCTCTTTTTGTTCTCTTTGCTCATCAAGAAGTAAATGTAAAATGGTTTTTAAAGAAAGTTTCAAGATTTTTTGGTTTAAATGATACAGAAAATATTTCAAGTTTAAAAGAAGAATTTATATCTTCAATTTTAGATTCTTTTGAAAAAGGGAAAAAATTCATATTTTTGCTTGACGAAGCTCATAAAATAAAATCACCGGAACTTAAGAACTTCTTTAGAGATATTCTTTCAATAGAAACTATGGATGAGAAACCAATCTCCTTTGTTTTTGTTGGTCTTTCAGAAATAATAAAAAATTTCAGAGAAGATCCTAATTTCAGTCAAAGAATACCTATTTGGATTTCTCTTGAAAAGCTTGATGATTCAGAAGTAATAGATTATATTAATTTCAGACTAAAAAAGGCTGGAGGAGAAGAAGAAATTTTTACACAAGAGGCAAAGGATAAAATAAGGGAAGTTTCAAATGGTATACCGAGGGTTATAAATGCTATATGTGATGCCTCTTTGCTTGAATGTTATATGCAGGGTAAAAACAGGGTGGGGTTAAATGATGTTGAAAAGGTGATTACTGGTATGGGATTATGAATATTTCAGAATTAAAGAAGAGAGCAAGGGAATATGAGTTAAGAGGAGATTACAAAAAAGCTTTAGAAACTTACCAAACTATTTTGAAATATGAAAATAATGATCCAGAAACTCTATTTAGAATAGGGCAAATTTTAATAAAATTCAAACAGGAAAAAAAGGCAGGAGAATTTTTATTAAAATCTTTTGAAATTTTTGAAAAACAAGGAATATATGATAAAAGAACTATAGCTTTACTAAAAAAATTAATTCAACTTTATCCTGATAAAAAAGATCTCTATAGAAAATTAGCAGAGGCATATTATCATGTAGGAGATTATGGAGAGGCTGGTAAAACTCTTGAATTTTATATTGAATTTCTTTTTAAGAATGGTGAATATGAAAAAGGTTTTGAAAATTATGAACTTCTTTTAAGATGGCAACCTGAGAATTTTGCCTTAAAGGAGAGAGTTGCTGAACTTTATCTTGATTTCAAAAAAAACAAGAGGGCTATTGAAATTTATTTTGAGCTTTTGTCTTATTTTTTTAACAGAAATAAAGAAAAAGAAAAAGAAATCAGAAATAAACTCTTATCTCTCGGTGTTTCTGAAAAAGAAATTGAAGAGAGAATAAGTTCGGATAGCGAATCAGAGGAAAAAGATAGTGTTTTTGTAACACTGGATGAACTCTTAAAAGGTGATAGACCTAAAGTAACAAGAACTCTTAAACAGGTAAAAGAAACTGAAAAAGAAGAAAAAGTAGAAATGGTCGAGATGAAAGAAATAGAGAAGGAAATTCAAAAAGAAGTTGAAGAGGAATTTAGTCAGGAAGTTTCTAACATGGAATTCGGGTCAGAAGCTGCTGTAAGTGAAGAAGAGGTTTTAGAAAGTGAGATAAAAAATCCCTTTAAAGTTAAAACTCTTGCTGAAACACTTCTTATGATGGGTGATTATACAGGAGCTCTTGATACTTTTTATAAAGCTTTTGAACTTTATTTACAGGAAAATTTAGTGATAGAGGCTTATAATATACTCAAGGAAATTGCGAGTAAATGGCCGGAAGAAATAAAAGCAAGAAAAGAAATGGTAAAAATTTCCCATATGTTGAAAAATAAAGACCTTCTTGTTGATAGTATAATTTCCCTGGCTGAGTGTTTATATAAGAGAGGAGCAAAGGATGATGCTTTAAAGTGGTTCTTAAAGGTACTTGATATTGAGCCAGATAATAAAAAAGCTATTGAATTTGTCACAATGATAAGTCCTGAATCCTTAGAAAAATTACAGAAAAGTAAAGTAGAGGTTCCTTTAAAAAAGGAAAAAACTGTAAAAGTGGAAGAACCAAAAACACCTGAGAAGGAATTTGTTAAGATAGAAAAGAAAAAAACTTTTGAGGAGGAAAAAAAAGAGGAATTTATAGATTTAAAAAGTCAAATTTTTGAAGAATTGGAAGAGGAGGAGAAAAAGATTAAAAAGGATATATTCAGTGAAGTGAGGGAAACTCTTCATAAATTTTCAAAGGAAATAGATTATAAAGGCAAGCTGGAACTTGGTATCGCAATGAGAGAAATGGGGCTTTATGAAGAGGCTATAATAAACCTTAAAGAAGCCTTAAATTCAGAAGAAACAAGGGCAAAATCTCTTGAGCTTCTTGGTGAAATTTTTATGGAGTTAAGGAAATTTAATATTGCGATAGAGTATTTTGAAAAAGCTTTGCAGGAAAAGAATCTGGAAGAAAGAAGACTTATTTCAATTGAGTATCATCTGGGACAATGCTATGAAAATTTAGGTGACCCTGTCAATGCTTTAACTTATTATAAAAGAGCCTATGAAAAAGACCCTGAAATAATGGGTTTAAAAGATAAAATTGAGGAACTTGAAAGTAATAGAAGAAGAGTAGTGGACGAGGATAAAATTTCTTTTTTATAAAAGATTGTAAAATTTTCTGATTTTTATTTATAATATCTGAAATGCAAAGTATTTCTTATCTTGATTTTTATAACTTTAAAAAAGAACCCTTTTCAGCTGCACCTGATGAGAATTTCTGGTTTAATTCTCCGCAACATAGGGAGGCACTTATAAAAATTATTCATGGTATAAAAAACTATAGAGGTTTGATTACAGTAACAGGTGACATTGGTCTTGGAAAAACAACTTTAGCTCGAAAACTTTTGAGTGAGCTTACAAAATATGAAAACTTTGAACCTTCTTTAATAGTTATTGTTCATTCTGATATCAGTAAAATATGGTTTTTAAAAAAAATTGCCAGTAATTTGAAAATTCAGGTTAACGATAATGATCCTGTGTCTCTTGTTTCAAATGTTTCAAGAAAATTAATAGAAATGTATAAAAATTCCAAAATTCCTGTTATATTAATTGATGAAGCTAATATGCTAAAAAATAAAGAAATTATGGAAGAGATAAGGGGTCTTTTAAATATTGAGATTCCAGGAAAACGTCTTTTAAACTTTATACTTTTTGGTTTGCCACAATTAGAAGAAAATCTTAAAATGGATATGCCACTTTATGAGAGAGTTGCTTTAAAAATTAATCTTAAACCCCTTGACTTTGATTCTATGAAGGAATATATAAATCACAGATTGAAATTGGCTGGAGCTGAATATAAGATTTTTTCAGATGATGTTTATGAAATAATTTATAAATATTCCAAGGGTAAACCAAGACTTATTAATACAATTTGTGACAATGCACTC
This genomic interval from candidate division WOR-3 bacterium contains the following:
- a CDS encoding putative glycoside hydrolase codes for the protein MADSLFFALYLNAYLASKNQILEKIFEYAKENIINGIVLDVKESGYIFYDTKNKIVKDLRIVRPLLKNLKEYLRKIRENNLKPIARFVCFVEYNLAKEKPDWFILDKNTGKPWQDKHGAYWLNPYKREVRNYLISILKELKEYGFKEIHLDYVRFPSDGNLDLIFYEGMGKISKEKIIEDFLKEVKDSLKDVTLTACTYGFVCFWGKVEREGQDLELMGKHLDKFAFMLYPSHFGKNFLYIERNNENFYGREFLIYALAPIRAKGIINTKISVYVQAFDLRSPSFGKDYIKAQLEGAYLSGVREFYFWNARGSYEETIKAIKEFKEEIKKKNKILIKEEKRVITLY
- a CDS encoding glycosyltransferase family 2 protein is translated as MKKFKKLSIVVPCYNEKNYIEGVLKKIKEVKLYGNLEKEIIVVDDGSTDGTREILNKINDPEIKIFFQEKNMGKGAALRRGFKEAKGDIIVIHDADYEYDPEEWNKMLPLILEDKADIVYGSRFYGEPHRVLYFHHYLGNKIICFLINLLCDMNFSDIEVCTKMFRREVLEEINLKSNDFGFEVEFTVKISKPKKWRIYEVGIKYFGRTYEEGKKINWRDGIKAIFYIFKYRFFK
- a CDS encoding UDP-glucuronic acid decarboxylase family protein, with protein sequence MRILITGCAGFIGSHLCEKFLIKGDEVTGIDNFITGSKKNVEILKKYKNFKFLELDVCNKLNIKKKFDIIYHIASPASPKHYHEFQLETMLVNSIGTKNLLDKAKIDNSVFVFASTSEVYGDPLVHPQKEDYYGNVNPIGERSMYDESKRFGEALCMVYFRKFNVDIRIVRIFNTFGPRMKMEDGRVIPNFIVQALRNEPLTIYGDGSQTRSFCYIDDMVEGLIKVGIKANLKGEVINLGNPHEIKIIELAEIVEKLLNKNLNKKFLPLPKDDPKKRCPDIEKAKKLLEWEPKVSFEEGLLKTIEYFKEHLNEEI
- a CDS encoding UDP-glucose/GDP-mannose dehydrogenase family protein, whose product is MNLGVIGLGHVGLVTAVCFAEKGFKVFGMDKDSNKINTLKNKNIPFFEPGLKELLNKNFNKLEFTDKINVILENCEVIFLCVGTPPLPDGKADLSQVEDASREIAKNLEKFTLIVEKSTVPVKTAEWIKKIMSLYVKKNVSYEVASNPEFLREGSAIKDFLEPDRIVVGVESERAKKIFEKIYEDFNAPVIFTDIETAEIIKHASNAFLATKISFINMIADLCEKTGADILKVSEAMGLDKRIGREFLNAGIGYGGSCFPKDVKAFYKIGEELGLDFELLKCVDRINEKRIEKFIEKIKKVLWIIKDKTFAIYGLAFKPGTDDIREAPSIKIVKKLLEEGAYLRVYDPYAMENFKREFKNNERIYYSKDPYDSAKSANAILILTEWEIFKNLDYKKIKKLMETPIIVDGRNCLDMEEICKLDYIYIPVGRKGCGY
- the hutI gene encoding imidazolonepropionase, with the protein product MEKFDIYLHSPEFIYICNESFDIYYKKDIGIKEEKIVFIGDYKEGKNKIGDSTRFYNLKGKIILPGFIDPHTHPVYSDDRILEFEERLLGKKYLELLKEERGILYTVKKTREKSKESLKKIVKERLRKFLEHGTLTIEAKTGYGLSVAEEIKHLEILYELKKELPLDIKITALFAHAVPKEKSKEEYIEEILNYGLKEASKYADFCDVFVEKGVYTKEEGKRILLEAKKYGMLPRIHADELSNSGGGELALEVNAISCDHLEYTPLNILKKMRNKNISCILLPATSFYMRLPFAKGRKMLDLGLSVSLATDHNPGTSFTFSQIFVAGLSIFLMGFKIEEAIKAITINSAKSLLMDDKKGSLEIGKDADLVVFDIKRLSYLFYDFYNVKKPVLVIKNGKEVINEID